The Capillibacterium thermochitinicola genomic sequence TGATTGCCGATGCTGAGCGGCCGCAGTGTATCGCCGGTGTAATGGGGGCGTTTGACAGCGAGGTAACCGTGGCGACCAACAGCATCTTTTTGGAGTCCGCCTATTTCTTGCCGGTCAGTATCCGTCGAACCGCCCAGGAGCTTGCGATCCGTTCCGAAGCCGCCATCCGTTTCGGAAAGGGCCTGGATCCGGAGAGCGTAACTCTGGCTTTGGACCGCGTTGCCTTCCTAGTCCAACAACTAAAGATTGCCCAGGTGGCGAAGGGAACTATTGACTTGAATTTCCGCCCCCCGGCGGCACGGAAAATTTGGTTCCGTCCGGAGCGGATCAATGCCTTACTCGGAACCCGGCTGGAAAAAGAGGAGATCATGGCCATCTTCCAGCGGTTGAATTTCCAAACGGAGGAAGACAAGGCTGCCGGGAAAACCTATCTGGTACCGCCCTCTTACCGGTTGGATATTGAGAACGAAGCGGATCTGGCGGAAGAAGTTGCCCGGATCTACGGTTACAACAATATTCCGGCGACCTATCCCGCGGCCCAGATCGTTGGGCGGCTCACGCCGGAACAAGAGTTTTCCGCCAAAGTCAGGAACCTTCTTTTAGGGCTCGGGTTAACCGAGATCATTACCTATAGTTTTCTCGGGGAGAAAATGTTCGACCGCTTGAACATCCCGGAAGGGCATCAATTGCGCCAAACAGTTAAGATGATGATCCCCTTGAGTGAAGAAGGTTCCATGCTGCGCACCACTTTACTCCCGGGAGTCTTGGAGAGTTTAAGCTACAACGCCAACCGTAACCACCACGATCTCCAGGTCTTTGAGATCGCCCACGTCTATCACCCCAAGGAGAAGGCGGAAGAATTACCCGACGAACCCTTGCATTTGGCCGGTGGGCTCAGTGGACGGATTAACGAACCGGGGTGGAACCAAAACGACCGGGAAGTCGATTTTTACGACGGGAAAGGTTTGCTCGAAACGCTTTTTGACCATTTACGGGTTGAAGGCGTCCGCTTTCGCCGGGGCGAACACCCGGCAATGCATCCGGGCCGCACGGCAGTGGTTGAAGTCGCCGGCCACCCAGTTGGCTTTGTCGGCGAGATTCATCCCGCGGTGAAAAAGGAGTTCGACCTGACGACTCCGGTTATCCTCTTTGAGCTCAATTTGGATTTGCTCTGGTCCGCGGTGGATAAAGAGATCATCCGCGTGGCACCCCTTCCGAAGTTCCCGCCGGTCTTGCGGGATCTCGCTTTGGTCCTGCCGGAAAAGTTCAGCGCGCAAGCAGTTACCGACCTCTTCCGGGAGATCGGCGGGGACAAGTTGGAAGCGGTGAACCTCTTTGATGTCTACCAAGGCGATAAAATCCCGGCCGGCTGCCGGAGTATGGCCTTTTCCTTGACTTTCCGGACGCCCGACCGCACTTTACAGGATGACGAGGTCAATACGATTATGGAAGCGATCATCGCGGCGGCGGCTGAACGTTTTGGGGCCCAGCTACGAAGTTAAGAATGGAGGTATTTTGGTTACACCCCCTGGGTAAAACAGGGGGTGTTTTTGTTCTGTCATTTTAGGTAAAAACATGGAAATTAAGTAATTTTCCGGTTGTTCTCGGGATAAATAATTGATGGACAATGTCCGATATTGGGAATGAGAACAAGGAGGGGGGCGTTGGTTTGGTCCTGAAGAATCTGGCGACTTCATGGGCACAAGCGCTTGCCCGGAAGACCGGGGAAACCGACCAATACAAAATTGCGTTGGCCCGTTACATGCTGGAAAGTCTCCTTTCGACCTTCCTTTCGCTCCTTTGCATTTTACTGTTTGGACTGATCTTTGGCGTTTTAAAAACAGCACTTCTCCTGACATTGGTCATGTCGGCCTTGAAGGCGGTGATGGGCGGATTACACTTGAAAACGCCACTCCGCTGCGCGCTGGTCGGGGCGGTCATGACCATCATCCTTAGTTATCTAGCCCTTTCCTTCCCTTATCTCCAGATGCCAAAAGCGGTACAATGGGGGATCTTTGGCTTGCTGGTTTATATTGTCTGGAAAAAAGCACCCCGGGAGGCAAAGGGAAAACCCCTGACCGCCCCGCAAAAGAGGGGATTGGCCCGTAATTCGCGGGTCCTGATCCTGCTGGTTGCGTTTATTTGTTGGTGCTGGCCGGAGGGGGCTGTCACCAATGAGCTTTTCTATGGAACGGCTTTTCAAGTTCTAAACCTGACCGTTCCGATGGCAAAGGTAATTGATGGGCTTGACCGTCTCTTTGACCATGGTGTAAATAAGTTTCATAGTTTTACCGAATTTATAGGGAAAGGAGGATAGGAGAATGAGAAAATGGATCTTGTCGGTCGTCCTGTCGGTTTTGGCGGTGCTGGCTACATGCACGATGAGCATGGCGTGTCTTTTACTTTTCTATCAACCAGAGATTCCTCAAAAGTGACCTAAAGTGATATTCTACGTTGCAAAAAGCCGCAAAATGTTTTGCTAATTGTCCAAACAAGGTATTTTTAACGACGTAGTAGAAATATTACAAGTACCACGGGAGGACGTATATTTATGTGCATAGACATATATACGTGCTCCCGTTATTAATTATCAATATGCATGCGGACAAAAGGCAGGTGTAATAATTGTCAAAGGAGATGTATTACCAAATTATTCTGGAGAAACAATATTTAACATTATTTTTGACAGTCTGCGTTTTTTTAGTAAACTGGACAATAAATCTTAAATTCGGGTTATTTATCCTTAAATTTCACAAAAAAAATATAAATCTTGTTTTTCCTTGGGCTATTGCGGGTACGATCTATAGCTTGTTTGGCAGGTTAATCATTCCTGATTTCATGTTTTTTTTTACCACATTACTTTTATCGTTCTTTATATTAAAGAGAATAACTGGCACTAAAATAATAAAAGCCCTCTATGCAGCAATATTATCTCTGTTAACAGTTGTCTTTAGTTTTTTATTGTTCGGGCAACCTTTACTGATCAGTGATAAATTTAGGAAACTTATGTTGGAGCCAACCGGAATTATCATTGGGAGCTTGATCGAGGTTATGCTGCCTTTTTTTATTATGCTCTTTTCCCGGACAAGTATCTCATCGAAATTAAGGAGATTAAAAACGTATTGTTTGGATCTAACCATAAATTTATATATTTACCTATTACTTGTCGTGTATGTTTTGTGCATGATAATTTTGTATTTACTTTCTCAGTCTTCTTATAATATTCTAAGAGAATTACTGATAACCGAAGCAATACTGGTGGGTTTTACACTTTTTATCATTTTTCGGATCAGATTGGAAATCAAAAAACAGCAGAAAAAAAGCGAAGAAGACCACAGCACCTATTTGCTGAAAACGATCCTTTCCAAACAACGCGAATACCGCAACTTTTTTCAGGTGATTAGAGCCCTGGCGGAGAGGGGAAAAACCAGGGAGATCGTCGACTATATCGACGATATTCACGCGGAGATGTCCTTGGTGGAGACTTTTAGTGAAGAAAACCTGATTTTCACCTCATTGTTGGTGGCGGAGCAGATTAAAGCCAGAGAAAAGGGGATAATCATTACCAACAACACAAAGACAACCTTAAGCGAGCTGAAGGATCCGGTTAAAGTTTACGATCTCTTCAAGGACCTACTCCAGTGTGTTGTGGCCTACGAAGAAAGGAGTAACCGCGACCAGCATTATCTCAACATCGAAGTTGACGAGGACAGGCAGTATTATTCCTTCATGATTTTGAGAGAATTGGAGGTCAAGCCGGAAAATCTGGAGCCGAGGGCGGAGGGCGGCCCGTTGGAGGATGACCAAACACTGCAGCAGATTAAAAAGCGCATTAAGCAGCTTCATGGGAAGTTTTCCTTTCTGTACAAGGGCGATGAATTGGTCGGTTGCCTGTTTAAAGTAGGTAAGGCCCGGCGCAAAAAGTTTTTCTTGTCTCTTGGGTTATGAGGCAACCTTCCAGGAAAGGAGGCGTCTTTCTTACTGTATACAGCACACCGTTTTTCCTTTGTCACCAGTCTCCTTTGGAAAAGAAGGAGTTTTCTTTTTTATTGTCAAATTATACTTAGAAACACGATGCTTGGGTGGTGTTGTGATGTTAACACGCGGGGTCCAACAGAAGCCCCTCAACCGTGTAACCATAAAAATCATGGGTGATGAATATAACGTGGTCGGACCCGAGTCACCCGAGTATATTAACCACTTGGTTAAAACCATTGAAACCAAAATTGAGGAAGTACAGAAAGCCCACGGTGACGCCAAACTGTCGAAAACCCAATTGGCGATTCTGGTTGCCTTACAGCTCACGGACCAACTGGAGAAGCTTCGGATCACCCATGAAAAAATGGAAAAATTGATTCAAGCCGCCAAATAGAGGTTGCAAGGTCGTATAGACCCTATAAAAATGGAAAAATTACTAAAAGCGGACAAATCGGTTTACACCAACCGGAGGAATTTAGCATGAACCTTGATCTCGCCTTTTTGGACTGGGCAATCATTATTTCGCTCCTTATCTTTACCTACCGGGGGTTTCGTCACGGTTTTGTGCAACAATTTTTAGGGCTCCTTGGTTCCGTGGCTGCCGTGGTCGCCGCTTTTTATTTTTATAAAAAGCTTGGTCTTGTTTTAGCGGAATGGCTCCGCATCTCGGACAACCTCGCCGGTATCCTTGGTTTTATTTTAATTGTGATCGGGATCAGTGCGGTGGTGGGTCTTAGCGGTAAAAAATGGAAAAAAATTACCGACAACTCGGCCATCTCGACGCTCGACGGGATTTTGGGGGCCCTTTTCGGTGCCCTTAAAGTTCTGATCGTCTGGGTCCTGGTTTTACTGCTGCTTTCCTCCATGCCATGGGATTTTATCCAAACCCCTTTACTCGACTCAACACTGGCCCGGGATGTTTTAAAACTAGCCCCCACCTTTTATTTTCTCCAGGAGCGGGCATTGCCGGCTGACGTCCCGCGGCTCTATTTAACCCCTGAGGGGTTACAGTTTAGAAGAGTCGAATACGAAGATTTAGACGGAAGCACCTGTATTGCCTGCGGCGGTGAGGTTCGTTATTTGGGACCGGCCAAGCAAGGCCTTTTTTATTTTCCCCTCTTCGAATGCAGCCTTTGCGGACGGAAAAGTGACGGGTGCCAAACTTTCGAGGGTTTCCATCTTTTTTACGGCCGTTGCCCCTGGGACGCCCGGACCTTCCCCCAGGGCACGAAATGTGAAATTTGGCATACGGAACCTCCGGTTTACCCGGGAACCATCTGTCCAGTATGCGGGCAAAGTAATGTCAGCTCCTTTTAACATGTTGACACGGGTAAACAAGAGGATTTTTGGTGTTTATGTTGAAGTCGCCTTTACGACATGATTATTCAGAAAATAAAGTGAGATAACGATGGTAAACAGCAAATCTAAGCTTCCCGAGTTGCTCGCCCCCGCTGGGGACTGGGAAACCTTAAAGGTTGCCGTTGCCGCCGGGGCCGATGCGGTTTACGTTGGCGGGAAACTCTTTAGCGCCCGCCAGTATGCCACCAACTTTGACCGGGATGAACTGGCAAAAGCCGCCGACTATCTTCATCTGCGCGGGCGAAAGCTGTACATAACCGTTAACACTCTGATTAAACAGGAAGAGATCGATGACCTCTTAGATTACATTAATTTTTTATCCGCCATCGGTGCAGATGCGGTTATCCTTCAGGACTTGGGGGCGCTTTATCTGATCCGCACTTACTGGCCGCAACTGCCGGTTCATGCCAGTACGCAGATGACGGTGCATGACGGAGCGGGAGTACGGCTGCTGAAAAGCCTAGGCGTGGAACGGGTTATTCTCGCCCGCGAACTGAGCTGGGAAGAGATTAAAGCGATCCATGAAGAAAGTCAAGTTGAAATTGAGGTTTTCGTCCACGGCGCGCTTTGTGTGGCCTATTCCGGTGCTTGCCTCTTCAGTAGTCTGGTGGGCGGGCGGAGCGGAAACCGGGGGCGGTGTGCCCAACCCTGCCGTCTGACCTATACTTTATACCAGACCACCGGCCGCGGTAGAGCGGTCCCCGTCTCGGAAAAGGAAAAACACTTGCTTTCCCCGAAAGATCTCTCGCTCATTACCGCTATTCCCCAGTTAATTGTTGCCGGGGTCAGCTCTCTAAAGATTGAAGGCCGGATGAAAGGCCCCGAATACGTGGGCACGGTCGTGAATTGCTACCGGAAGGCCTTGGACCGTTATCGTGAAGCGCCGGAGCAGTTCCGGGTGCTACGGGAAGAGCTAAACGCCTTAACCACTGTTTTCAACCGGGATTTATCCTCCGGTTATTTCTTGGGGGACCTTGGCCCTGCTTTGGCCAGTCCCGAGCGGCCGAACAACCGGGGGCGCTTTATCGGCCGGGTAAAGCAATATGACCAGAAAAGAAAAAGATGCCTGGTTAAACTGGAGGAAGATTTATGCGCGGGCGACGGGGTGGAAGTCTGGGTGAAAGTGGGCGGCCGGGTGGGCACGATCGTTGAGAATCTGACCGTGAACGGAAACCGTGTGGACGTAGCCCGGGCCGGGGAAGAAGCATGGTTTGCTCTGCCGCAGGAAGTGAAACCGGGCGACCGGGTTTTTCTTACTTCCTCCGTGTCGTTGCAGAAAAAAATCCAGGAAATGCTGCGTCCTGATTATTCCGGGTCAAAACTCCCATGTCACCTTCAAGTTAAAGTGGCGCCCGGAAAAAACCTGGTGTTTACGATGGAAGGTTTGGGGGAGAAGGTGGTGGTTACTTCGGCCGATCAAGCACAAGCGGCAACCAAGCACCCCTTAACTGAAGAGATCCTTCATCACCATCTGACCAGGCTAGGGGAGACTCCCTTCCGCGCCGCCAGTTTCACGAGCTTGATTGAGGGGAACCCAATCCTGCCCTTCAGCCAGCTTAATCAGGTCCGCCGGGAAGCGGTGGCCCGCTTAAGCGAGAAGATTTTAACCCCCTACCGTCGGCCCCTAGTTGACCTGCGCCAAGTAAAAGAAGAGGTCATGGAGGCCGCTACCCTCAAAAAACGTTCCGGTCCCTCTTTCTTGACTGTTTTTGCGGGCAATCTTGACCTCTTGAAGGTGGCGTTGGCGGCCGGCATACCAAAGGTAATCTTCGGGGGCGAAAGTTTCACCCCCGGATTTCGTTGGACAAAGGAGCATTTGGCTGCGGCGATTGAACTTGCCCGGCAGGCCAAAGCAAAAGCCATCATTGCCCTGCCCCGGATTACCAGAGAACGGGAGAAGAAAGCCATTGCCAGTTACATCCGGATCAGCAATGAGCTGCAACCCGACGGCTTTCTCCTTTCCCATCTGGGGAGCATCCAAATGGTCCGCGATTATTCTGACTTACCGATTTATGCCAATTATTCTTTTCACTTTTTCAATCCTTTCACCCTTAAGCTACTGCAGAAACAGGGCATTGCGGGGCTGACCCTGTCTCCGGAATTGAACAAAGGGGAAGTCTTCGCCCTGGTCGATTCCCCCCTACTCAGCGAAGTTGAAGTGGAGCTTTTGGTCTTTGGCGCATTGGAATTGATGATCTCCCAGTTCTGTCCCATCGGGGCCTGGGTGGGGGGCAGTAAGCCCCGGAACTGTTCACGTCCCTGTAGACAGCAGCGGTATTTTCTCCGTGACCGGAAAGAGATAGATTTTCCGGTCATGGTGGATGAGTTTTGCCGGATGCATTTACTGAACAGCAGGTATCTTTCGTTGCTGCGCGAACTGGAATCTTTGAAAGAGAAACGCCTTAGCCTACGCTTGGAGCTCCGCCACCAGGATCCGGAGGTGGCGGCCAGGGTGATCCACCTCTTTCAGCGGGGTTTAGCAGGCGGAGGAGGGGAAGCCGACCACGCCACTTTAGAGTCGCTTCTCGGTCAGGAACTGACGCGCGGCCATTTTTACCGCGGAGTTGAATAATAATGATTTACACAGCATCCGAACTGTGATAAAATTTGTTTTGGAGTTTTCTCGCCAAATTGTTAAAGGCCACCCCTTTCTGGGATTACCGTTTCCTCCGGCGGGATTCTCGGATTGGTGGGCTAAGCGATTAAGGAGGTGAAACAAGTGCTGACGGCGGAGAAAAAGGCGGAAATCATTGCCAAGTATCGTCTGCATGAAGACGATACCGGTTCTCCTGAAGTGCAAATTGCGATTCTGACGGAAAGAATAAACTACCTTACCGAGCACTTAAAGGTCCACAAGAAGGATCACCACTCGCGGCGTGGTTTATTAAAGATGGTCGGTCAGCGCAGAGGCCTGTTGAACTACCTGTACAAGACCGACATCCAACGGTACCGTTCGATCGTTGAACGCCTTGGGTTGCGCAAATAGAGAAAAGGAAGCGGGGGGCTCCCCGCTTTTCTTTCTGTATTTGGTAATAATAAAAATAGTTTACCCAGTTTCCGAAGGCATACTTTGGAGAAGGGTAGAAAGGAGGATTATTTATTGAAGAAATACCAAACTGACCTGGCCGGTCGACCTTTGACTGTTGAAATTGACAAAATGGCAAGGCAGGCCAATGGTGCCGCTCTGGTCAGGTATGGGGACACGGTTGTTTTGGTTACGGCCGTGGTTTCCCCCGAACCCCGAGAGGGGATCGATTTTTTCCCGTTGCTGGTAGACTATGAAGAAAGACTGTATGCGGTAGGGAAGATTCCCGGCAGTTTTCTCCGGCGGGAAGGACGGCCGACGGAAAACGCCATCTTGGCCGCCCGGACGATCGACCGGCCGATTCGACCTTTATTCCCGAAGGGTTTCCGCAATGACGTCCAGGTGGTCGCGACTGTCTTGTCGGTTGATCCGGATAATCCGGCTGATACCACAGCGATGATCGGTGCTTCCATCGCCCTTTCTATCTCGGAGATTCCTTTCCAAGGTCCGATTGCCGGTTTACACGTTGGACGGGTGGACGGCAAACTAGTCATCAACCCCACAGCGGAGCAAGCCGCGAAGAGTGATATGGACCTCATCGTTGCCGGGACGAAAGACGCGATTATGATGGTGGAAGCCGGCGCGAACGAGGTACCGGAGGAAGACATCCTGGAAGCCATTCTTTTTGGTCATGAAGAGGTCAAAAAGCTCGTCGCCTTCCAGGAACAGATCAAAGCGGAAATTGGCAAACCGCCGATGGAAGTAGTGGTTGAAGAACCGGATCCGGAACTGTATACTGCGGTAAAAGACTACTGCGCGACCAAGATATCGGAAGCTTTGCGGACCGGGGACAAACAAAAAAGAGAGGCGCAGGTCGACCAGTTGAAAGAAGAAGTCCATCAGCATTTTGCGGTGGAATTAGGGGAAGAAGCCTACGCCGAAAAAGCCAGCATGATCAGTGAAGTCTTCGATTCTTTGGTCAAAGAAGAAGTGCGCCGGATGATCGTGGAGGAAGGGGTTCGGGTGGATGGACGGGCCTTGGATGAAATTCGGCCCATCACTTGTGAAGTAGGAATCCTCCCCCGGACGCATGGTTCCGGCCTCTTTACCCGTGGACAAACCCAGGTTCTCTCCGTAGTTACCTTGGGGCGGATCAGCGAAGAGCAGATCCTGGATGGTTTGGATGATGAAGAGACCAAGCGCTACATACACCACTACAACTTCCCACCCTTTAGTGTTGGCGAAGTAAAACCGGTCCGGGGTCCCGGACGCCGCGAGATTGGTCACGGTGCATTGGCCGAACGGGCGTTGGCCCCGATGATCCCTTCGGAAGAAGAGTTTCCCTATACGATCCGGGTTGTTTCGGAAGTAGTCGAATCAAACGGTTCAACTTCCCAGGCCAGTGTCTGCGGGAGTACGCTTGCGC encodes the following:
- the pheT gene encoding phenylalanine--tRNA ligase subunit beta encodes the protein MRVSYRWLQEYVPVEQSPEELAELLTMAGLEVDEVINLGAAYRSLKIGQVTSLQPHPRAGQLLVCGIRLPGGEVTVVTAATNLKVGDKVPVALPGSILPDGKAIQPVEFQGVVSQGMLCSEEELGLARKSEEIMVLPRDTDLNTDLPAVLGLDDHVLVLELTPNRADCYGMLNFAREVAALTGSQVKMPQFSVQDELEQSIHDLVTVEVLNPELAPRYAGRVFLNVKVGESPLWLKTRLLAAGMRPINNLVDLTNYVMLEFNQPLHAFDLNRMKDRKIVVRAARENELIQTLDGEERKLRAGQLVIADAERPQCIAGVMGAFDSEVTVATNSIFLESAYFLPVSIRRTAQELAIRSEAAIRFGKGLDPESVTLALDRVAFLVQQLKIAQVAKGTIDLNFRPPAARKIWFRPERINALLGTRLEKEEIMAIFQRLNFQTEEDKAAGKTYLVPPSYRLDIENEADLAEEVARIYGYNNIPATYPAAQIVGRLTPEQEFSAKVRNLLLGLGLTEIITYSFLGEKMFDRLNIPEGHQLRQTVKMMIPLSEEGSMLRTTLLPGVLESLSYNANRNHHDLQVFEIAHVYHPKEKAEELPDEPLHLAGGLSGRINEPGWNQNDREVDFYDGKGLLETLFDHLRVEGVRFRRGEHPAMHPGRTAVVEVAGHPVGFVGEIHPAVKKEFDLTTPVILFELNLDLLWSAVDKEIIRVAPLPKFPPVLRDLALVLPEKFSAQAVTDLFREIGGDKLEAVNLFDVYQGDKIPAGCRSMAFSLTFRTPDRTLQDDEVNTIMEAIIAAAAERFGAQLRS
- a CDS encoding accessory gene regulator ArgB-like protein, giving the protein MSDIGNENKEGGVGLVLKNLATSWAQALARKTGETDQYKIALARYMLESLLSTFLSLLCILLFGLIFGVLKTALLLTLVMSALKAVMGGLHLKTPLRCALVGAVMTIILSYLALSFPYLQMPKAVQWGIFGLLVYIVWKKAPREAKGKPLTAPQKRGLARNSRVLILLVAFICWCWPEGAVTNELFYGTAFQVLNLTVPMAKVIDGLDRLFDHGVNKFHSFTEFIGKGG
- a CDS encoding cyclic lactone autoinducer peptide translates to MRKWILSVVLSVLAVLATCTMSMACLLLFYQPEIPQK
- a CDS encoding cell division protein ZapA; this translates as MLTRGVQQKPLNRVTIKIMGDEYNVVGPESPEYINHLVKTIETKIEEVQKAHGDAKLSKTQLAILVALQLTDQLEKLRITHEKMEKLIQAAK
- a CDS encoding CvpA family protein: MNLDLAFLDWAIIISLLIFTYRGFRHGFVQQFLGLLGSVAAVVAAFYFYKKLGLVLAEWLRISDNLAGILGFILIVIGISAVVGLSGKKWKKITDNSAISTLDGILGALFGALKVLIVWVLVLLLLSSMPWDFIQTPLLDSTLARDVLKLAPTFYFLQERALPADVPRLYLTPEGLQFRRVEYEDLDGSTCIACGGEVRYLGPAKQGLFYFPLFECSLCGRKSDGCQTFEGFHLFYGRCPWDARTFPQGTKCEIWHTEPPVYPGTICPVCGQSNVSSF
- a CDS encoding DUF3656 domain-containing U32 family peptidase, which translates into the protein MVNSKSKLPELLAPAGDWETLKVAVAAGADAVYVGGKLFSARQYATNFDRDELAKAADYLHLRGRKLYITVNTLIKQEEIDDLLDYINFLSAIGADAVILQDLGALYLIRTYWPQLPVHASTQMTVHDGAGVRLLKSLGVERVILARELSWEEIKAIHEESQVEIEVFVHGALCVAYSGACLFSSLVGGRSGNRGRCAQPCRLTYTLYQTTGRGRAVPVSEKEKHLLSPKDLSLITAIPQLIVAGVSSLKIEGRMKGPEYVGTVVNCYRKALDRYREAPEQFRVLREELNALTTVFNRDLSSGYFLGDLGPALASPERPNNRGRFIGRVKQYDQKRKRCLVKLEEDLCAGDGVEVWVKVGGRVGTIVENLTVNGNRVDVARAGEEAWFALPQEVKPGDRVFLTSSVSLQKKIQEMLRPDYSGSKLPCHLQVKVAPGKNLVFTMEGLGEKVVVTSADQAQAATKHPLTEEILHHHLTRLGETPFRAASFTSLIEGNPILPFSQLNQVRREAVARLSEKILTPYRRPLVDLRQVKEEVMEAATLKKRSGPSFLTVFAGNLDLLKVALAAGIPKVIFGGESFTPGFRWTKEHLAAAIELARQAKAKAIIALPRITREREKKAIASYIRISNELQPDGFLLSHLGSIQMVRDYSDLPIYANYSFHFFNPFTLKLLQKQGIAGLTLSPELNKGEVFALVDSPLLSEVEVELLVFGALELMISQFCPIGAWVGGSKPRNCSRPCRQQRYFLRDRKEIDFPVMVDEFCRMHLLNSRYLSLLRELESLKEKRLSLRLELRHQDPEVAARVIHLFQRGLAGGGGEADHATLESLLGQELTRGHFYRGVE
- the rpsO gene encoding 30S ribosomal protein S15, coding for MLTAEKKAEIIAKYRLHEDDTGSPEVQIAILTERINYLTEHLKVHKKDHHSRRGLLKMVGQRRGLLNYLYKTDIQRYRSIVERLGLRK
- the pnp gene encoding polyribonucleotide nucleotidyltransferase, which encodes MARQANGAALVRYGDTVVLVTAVVSPEPREGIDFFPLLVDYEERLYAVGKIPGSFLRREGRPTENAILAARTIDRPIRPLFPKGFRNDVQVVATVLSVDPDNPADTTAMIGASIALSISEIPFQGPIAGLHVGRVDGKLVINPTAEQAAKSDMDLIVAGTKDAIMMVEAGANEVPEEDILEAILFGHEEVKKLVAFQEQIKAEIGKPPMEVVVEEPDPELYTAVKDYCATKISEALRTGDKQKREAQVDQLKEEVHQHFAVELGEEAYAEKASMISEVFDSLVKEEVRRMIVEEGVRVDGRALDEIRPITCEVGILPRTHGSGLFTRGQTQVLSVVTLGRISEEQILDGLDDEETKRYIHHYNFPPFSVGEVKPVRGPGRREIGHGALAERALAPMIPSEEEFPYTIRVVSEVVESNGSTSQASVCGSTLALMDAGVPIKKPVAGVAMGLVKYQDQIRILTDIQGLEDHLGDMDFKVAGTKDGVTAIQMDIKIAGITREILQQALEQARKGRLFILDKMLAVIEKPRPDLSPYAPRMITFEIDPDKIRDVIGPGGKTIRKIIEETGVDIDIEDDGRVFITSVDSAAGEKAKAIIDRLTSDVEVGKTYLGKVVRLMNFGAFVEILPGKEGLVHISQLAKERVAKVEDVVQVGDEILVKVTEIDKLGRINLSRKALLLEQERN